Within Acinetobacter sp. LoGeW2-3, the genomic segment TGACCAACTGCTCGATACAGGCATCCAGTTCGCTCAAGTCCCATTTTACATGTTGTACTGGCTGGAAATGATTGGCGCTAAAGTTCAGCGCATCACGCACTAGGCCGACATACTGTTCTGGTGCTTTCAGCTGGTTCTGCAGATACATCTGATTGATGACATATTGCGGCTGCTGCTGAATCCATTCCCGCAGCACATCATGAATCAGCTGCTGAATATACAGGTCCTGATCTTCGGTCAGTTCAGCCCGTTCAATACGACCGCTTTCAAAGGCAAATTCACGCAATAATTTTTGGCTAAAGCTGTCCAGCGTACCAACAAATAGTTCATCCAGTTGATTCAGTACCAATCCCAGACGGCGGCGGGCATAGTCCATCCGGCTACCATAATCTTTCAGCACTTTCTGGAACAGTGGATCAGATTCCTGCTCAATCTGCTGTGCCATTTCTACAGAAGTGAGATGCTGATAGCGCTGGATATAACGCAGAGTTTCTTCCACGCGCGCACGTACCCGGCTTTTTAGTTCAGCTGTTGCCTTACGGGTAAAAGTCGTCGCTATCACCTGATGCGGATAGTATTTATCCAGAAAGATCCGCACCATCAGACTGGACAAGGTATAGGTCTTGCCGGTTCCCGCGGAAGCCTCGATCCAGTGCAGACCGCTAAAGGTCATGTCCTGAATCGGATTGGTGGAAATCTTGGAATGCTGAGGGGCCATGGTCATTTATTTTACCCACTCTAAATGTTGTTGAATTGGAGCATACAGGTCATAGGCAAATTTGATTAGGCTGTGCTGCAATGCCTGATCCGGGTCCTGATCCTGCAAAATAAACTGCCAGTCCTGATGCAGCACACAGGATTCATCCGAACTCAGTGGTCGGGCACTTTCATAAGTATTGTTCCAGGTTGCCAGCAGCTTATCCAGATCACCGATGATCATCTGACCCTGCTCATTGGTTTCCCATTGCCAGTCTTTTTTCAAGATCAGTTCAGCTGGCAATACCACAGGCTGTTGCTGACCCGCTTCCCAGGCCTTAAACCAGTGCGATAAATATTCTTTAGCTTGAGAGGACGTTACCTTGCAAAATTTCACCGTCTTGTTGCTGAACACCACAATCCGCTCTAGCTCTGCGGTATAGCTGTCATCATTTAAATATGCCAGCCAGAGTAGATATTCCAGCCAGATATGCGCACGGCGGCGCTCCGAGGCTGATGTCGACTGTATACTTAGCCAGTACGAAGCATTCACTGGCTGTGGCACAGTAATTTGCAGAATCAGATTGGATGAATAGCGATAATTCTGTTGGGTCGTCCGGGTAATCTTCTTATCCAGCTGTAGTAAGCGCTGCTGTAACGCTTCCTGTTCCTGCTGGGTACTCAGCCAGGTGGCTTCCTGAGTCTTGCCGACGGGTAAACGATCCAACATCAGCCGGGTATCAATCTCTTGCTCCTGTTGTAGCAGAAAATCCCGCACCTGATATTGCTGCAGCTTATCCAGCAATAACGGCTCCTGTGCCGCTGGCAGGTCTTTATATTTCACGCTGGAAATACCGACACTTTTCAGGAACAGCCGAGCCGGGAAAGTCATGTCCCGAATCCATTCATCACCACGCAGAATCTGAATCTGTTCCTGCTGCACTGGTGGACAATGAGTATTGATCCAGCTACGACGCTGCCCTTCGGCTTTACACAGGAAAGTTGCCACATCATGCCACTGATCCTGAAAACGCGGGGTTCTTGGCGTACCAAAACCAACCGGGTCAAAGGGCTGTAGAGGATGCACGTGATAAAGCTGCTGGATATGTGCTGCGACTGGCAGACCATTGATTTCGGTCATTACATCGACATCCGCATCCGGATGTTCGGAGTGACAGATCAGGGCAATATGCTGAATCAGCTCCTGCAATGAAGTCGATGAATCACGTACCTCACCATCACTCACATCAAAGCCATTATAAAATAGCCATAGATTTTCCTGGGCTAGCAGCAAGGCATCTAGAAAAGCGCCCTGATCATCATCCAGACGGGAACGGTCACCGAGCTGTGGCTTGAGAATGCTCATTAGGTCAAATGGCAGCTGCTGGTTGCGGCTTGGGAATTTACCGGTATCCAGATTCAGCATCACCACCAGCTTATACGGCAGCGGACGAATCTGTCCGATCTGGCTAAAGGTAATCTGTCCGGTCGGTTCCGCCTGATCCAGCTGCATGTCCAGACTGTTCTGGATTTCTTCCAGCACATATGGCAGCGGCAGGCTTAAAGCCACCAGTTCCTGAATCGCATTCGGATCATCCTGATCGTGGTAATCGGCCAAGGTCAGCATCCGCATTTGCTTTTCAATGATTTCTGCGACGGTTTTTAGCGACTCAACACCACGGCTCCGGAATTCATTCACATCCCGATTCAGATATTCCAGCCAGGTTTTTACCGGCGTACGCTGACCCTGCTCATGTGCCTTCAGCCAGCCACGACGCTCGTTGAAATCCTGATAAATCTGGATCAAGGTCGCAATTAGTGGGAAATCACTGCTCAATACCTTGGCATAGCTCAACGTATCATCGAACAGCTGATGTTCCGGCACCGCCATGCCCAGCGCCAGACGATCCAAGGCAAAACGGAAAGTAAAGCGATAATCTTCATCGCCTTCATACAGCTGCTGCTGTAGGTGCTCTTGATCCAGTCCACGCTTGAAGCCAGCATCACTCAGCAATTGAATGATCCGTTCTACCTGAGCATAATCCAGCGCATAGTACTGCTGGGTAGCGCTGAGACTCAGCCAGTCGGCAAAATCTTCAATAGTGAAACGGCGGTGCATGAGCTGAATACGACCTAATACTGCACGCCAGGCATTGCTAACATCCAGACGTGACACCCCTGAAATCTGAATCGGCAGATAGATATTGTTTTTGCGCAAACGCGACTGGCTACCTTCACGCTCACGTGGCGGTGGTGCAAAGACACTGCGAATTGCCGGTTCCAGCTCTTTCAGGTTTGGACTGAGGACCAGAATATCACTCGGTTGGCGTGGTGCTTCTTCCGTGCCTTGAGCCAACCAGTGAATAATCTGCTCTCGCAATACTTCCAGCTGACGTAGTGATGAATGACAGACATGAATCTGTACCGACGTGTCATCCGGTTTAAGCGGATAGGTATGCCGTTCTGGCTCCACCAGATACAGAATATCGGACTGGATTTTTGCCAGCAGATGATCCTGATAATCATCAACAAAGGCATCGGCCCAATGCCCTTCCTCACCCGACGAC encodes:
- a CDS encoding exodeoxyribonuclease V subunit gamma, whose product is MAIHVIQSQKIDVLLDSMLLVTSQQKKTAFQVLEPQHFIVPSPAVEAWLTQKIAEKKGISANTKFHHRIRAFQWTSYQWVLNAQKELEQVREANIPRIIIKWRAFQALRKTILADEIPLKSQHPLYSIVKRIYDSADRLEQSNERLLKKQSMLYWVCEQVSRLFSHYMDYRGYCARNCPPQRCSCPTNWLNNWGQDLPLDIEQMLYIPKDENGQEIPVADFVKIQARELEAWQRWLWQNVFQDDYAKILEIEKLYWERIENPETRAQALKQLPSQVVVFSMLELPPAQLDFLRRLGQYIDIYIFHFNPSQEYWADSVDPSWKSRYDLGVQERFIRKYEQSRGQKPTDAEIAAFWQKFQLNFNAEDRESRHPLLTRFGKQARDHFSLLSKLSSGEEGHWADAFVDDYQDHLLAKIQSDILYLVEPERHTYPLKPDDTSVQIHVCHSSLRQLEVLREQIIHWLAQGTEEAPRQPSDILVLSPNLKELEPAIRSVFAPPPREREGSQSRLRKNNIYLPIQISGVSRLDVSNAWRAVLGRIQLMHRRFTIEDFADWLSLSATQQYYALDYAQVERIIQLLSDAGFKRGLDQEHLQQQLYEGDEDYRFTFRFALDRLALGMAVPEHQLFDDTLSYAKVLSSDFPLIATLIQIYQDFNERRGWLKAHEQGQRTPVKTWLEYLNRDVNEFRSRGVESLKTVAEIIEKQMRMLTLADYHDQDDPNAIQELVALSLPLPYVLEEIQNSLDMQLDQAEPTGQITFSQIGQIRPLPYKLVVMLNLDTGKFPSRNQQLPFDLMSILKPQLGDRSRLDDDQGAFLDALLLAQENLWLFYNGFDVSDGEVRDSSTSLQELIQHIALICHSEHPDADVDVMTEINGLPVAAHIQQLYHVHPLQPFDPVGFGTPRTPRFQDQWHDVATFLCKAEGQRRSWINTHCPPVQQEQIQILRGDEWIRDMTFPARLFLKSVGISSVKYKDLPAAQEPLLLDKLQQYQVRDFLLQQEQEIDTRLMLDRLPVGKTQEATWLSTQQEQEALQQRLLQLDKKITRTTQQNYRYSSNLILQITVPQPVNASYWLSIQSTSASERRRAHIWLEYLLWLAYLNDDSYTAELERIVVFSNKTVKFCKVTSSQAKEYLSHWFKAWEAGQQQPVVLPAELILKKDWQWETNEQGQMIIGDLDKLLATWNNTYESARPLSSDESCVLHQDWQFILQDQDPDQALQHSLIKFAYDLYAPIQQHLEWVK